In one Lolium rigidum isolate FL_2022 chromosome 3, APGP_CSIRO_Lrig_0.1, whole genome shotgun sequence genomic region, the following are encoded:
- the LOC124704359 gene encoding serine/threonine-protein kinase SAPK8 codes for MAGAAPDRAALTVGPGMDMPIMHDSDRYELVRDIGSGNFGVARLMRDRRTMELVAVKYIERGEKIDENVQREIINHRSLKHPNIIRFKEVILTPTHLAIVMEYASGGELFERICKNVRFSEDEARYFFQQLISGVSYCHSMQVCHRDLKLENTLLDGSPAPRLKICDFGYSKSSVLHSQPKSTVGTPAYIAPEVLLKKEYDGKIADVWSCGVTLYVMVVGSYPFEDPEEPKNFRKTIQRILNVQYSMPDNVDISPECRHLISRIFVGDPALRITIPEIRNHGWFLKNLPADLIDDDSMSSQYEEPEQPMQTMDQIMQILTEATIPPACSRINHILNDGLDMDDDMDDLESDSDLDIDSSGEIVYAM; via the exons ATGGCAGGGGCGGCCCCGGATCGGGCGGCGCTGACGGTCGGTCCCGGCATGGACATGCCCATCATGCACGACAGCGACCGCTACGAGCTGGTGCGCGACATCGGCTCCGGCAACTTCGGCGTCGCCCGCCTCATGCGCGACCGCCGCACCATGGAGCTCGTCGCCGTCAAGTACATCGAGCGCGGGGAGAAG ATCGACGAGAATGTCCAGCGTGAGATAATTAACCATAGATCACTGAAGCATCCAAACATCATTAGGTTTAAGGAG GTTATTTTAACTCCAACTCATCTTGCTATCGTGATGGAATATGCATCTGGTGGTGAGCTTTTCGAGAGAATATGTAAAAATGTACGATTCAGTGAAGATGAG GCTCGCTACTTCTTCCAGCAGCTTATATCTGGAGTCAGCTACTGCCATTCGATG CAAGTATGTCACCGTGACTTGAAGCTGGAGAATACACTGTTGGACGGTAGTCCTGCTCCTCGCTTGAAGATATGTGATTTTGGCTATTCTAAG TCTTCAGTTCTCCATTCACAGCCAAAATCAACTGTAGGAACACCTGCTTATATTGCACCTGAAGTTCTGTTGAAGAAAGAATATGATGGCAAG ATTGCTGATGTATGGTCCTGTGGTGTGACTCTTTATGTCATGGTAGTTGGTTCATATCCTTTTGAGGATCCAGAAGAGCCTAAGAACTTTCGGAAGACTATTCAg CGCATCTTGAATGTTCAGTATTCCATGCCGGATAATGTGGACATATCTCCAGAGTGCAGGCACCTAATATCGAGGATTTTTGTTGGGGATCCTGCATTG AGGATAACCATCCCTGAAATAAGGAACCATGGTTGGTTCTTAAAGAACCTTCCCGCTGATCTGATCGACGACGATAGTATGAGCAGCCAATATGAGGAGCCTGAACAGCCGATGCAGACGATGGACCAGATCATGCAAATCTTAACTGAGGCCACCATACCGCCCGCTTGTTCTCGTATAAACCACATCCTGAATGATGGACTCGACATGGATGACGACATGGATGACCTTGAATCTGACTCGGATCTTGATATCGACAGCAGTGGAGAGATTGTGTATGCGATGTGA